Genomic segment of Verrucomicrobiia bacterium:
CGCATCTACACGACGCTGTCGAAATCGGCGCTGCTCAAATTCCTGAAAATCGATTTTCCGCCGCGTTTCACCCGCCGCCATTATCATCTGACCGCGCGTGTGATCGAAGAATCGGCGAGGCTTTATAAGGAGCAATTTCCGGGAGGGAATTTTTTCGTGGTGATTTATCCGGGGTCGCTGTTCGGAAAACCGCTGGCCCGGGAGCTGACGTCCGCGGGAATCCAGATCCTGGACTATTCTGATTTGTTCAATACCGGGGATCTGTCTTACGTGCTCTCGCCTGAAGACCTTCATCCCAGCGCCAAAGCGGACGACGCCGTCGCCGCGCGGCTTGCCCGGGATCTCCGCCTCGATTAAACCGGCTTCGGCCATGCCTCCGGGCATGGCGCGCAGGTCCGGAAGCGTCCTTCAGGATAGCGGCACTCATGGACGAGGCCTTCGTCCGTTTCGCCGTTGCCGTCATTGTCCCTGCCGTCGCAGGTTTCGGGTTCCGGCTCAGGCGCCGGACACGAGAAAAACTTTCCGGCTTCCGCCGCCGGCACGGGCCCGCGCATGAACGCCACGACCTGCGCCATGGTGGCGAACCAGACATTTTCCCGCGACAACGCATCCTCCAGGAATTCCTCCAGCGCGGCCGCGTGTCCGGGATCTTTCAGCCACGCCCCGTGAAGATACACGCCGAAAGGCGCGCGATTGCCTTCGTAATGGTCCATGAAATTTTGCTTGAGCGTGCCCGCGATCTCGTCTTTTGTGCCGGCCGGATCCATGGCAATCTGTTCACTGCCGCGCCTTAACGCGTGCATGGGGATCTCGAAAAGTCCTTTAAGGCCGGCATCGGGACAGACGCCGACAAAGCAGCGCTGCGCGGGCCCGTAATCCAGTGTGTAAGGCCAGATCATGGCGCCGGGACTGCGGGAAAGCGCCCCCACGATTTCCGTGATGGAAGAATCATAAACAAATCCCGCTTCGTAAACGATCCGGAAGCTTTCTTTGTTGTGCCGCAGGTACGGCGCCCGGAAACCCGCGATCTCATCCTTCGGAATCAGGGACAAGGCCGAAAGCGCGTCCCGCGCGCCCAGGATTTCGGAACGCCATTTCTTTCCCCCTGTCTTTTCGCTGGTCCGGTGCGTCATGGTATGCACCGCGATCTCGTTCCCCTGCGCATGGAGCCGCTGGACAAGCCAATAGTCCGTCTCGTCGGTCGTCACAAAAAATGTGGCGGGCAAAGGGCAGCCGTTCGGATTGCGGCGTTCGAGCGCCGGACGGACGAGATCGAAGACTTCCGGCGTCACCGCATCGTCAAAACTGACCATGACAAGCTGCGGGAGTTCAGACGGTTTCAGGCCCGCGGGCGGGTTATCGGAGGCGCAAAAGCATTGCGGGGACTGGCAGGAAGGCGGACACTGATAGGAAACGGAAGAGGGCTTCGCGGAGGCGCAGCCGCCCAGAAGGAGCAGTCCCAAAATCGCGGCGAGAACGGCTTTCGGCGGCAAGACGGCCTCCCGTCGGTTCACCAATGATTCCGGTCCCAGGAATCGCGTTCGTCTTCGTCATCGCGCCAGCCGGACCGGCGGTGGGAGCCCCAGGAATTGCGGCCGAAGCCGGAAGAACCGAGCACCGGCGGACGCCCGTAATCCTGCCGGACATTGTTGCGCTGCGCGTTCCACTGCGCCTGGGCGTTCGCGTAATCGTTCATGTCGTTCTGCAGCGCCTGCTGCTGGGTGGCAAGAAGCTGTTCGTCGGAAGACGTGTCCGCCCCGCTTTGTCTTCCCTGCTCGATCTTGTCCTGGAACTGGCGGATCAGCATCTTGTCGTTGCGGATGCTGTTCTCGATGCGCGCCGCGTTTTGATAAGCGGCCTGGGCCGACTGCTGGTCCTGCTGGATCTGATATGGATTCGTCTGCTGGGGTTGGTTGTAACCGTTATCATAATAATTCGGGTTATTTTGATAAGCCTGCCGCTGGCTGTAACGCGCCTGCTCGAACTGGCCGCGCAGCGCGTAGTAATCGCTTTTATCATTCGCATACGCCTCCCGCTGCCTGGCGAGGAGCTCCTCGTCCGAGGAGGTGTCCGCGCCGTTGCGCTTGCCTTCGCTGACCTTCTCCTCAAACTGGCGGATCAGCATCTCGTCGTTGGCCAGGCTGTTCTCGAGGCGCGCCTTTCTCTGGTACAGGTCTTGCACGGCGCCTTGGTTCGACGGTGCGCTTCCGGAATAACCACCCTGCTGGTTCGACGTGTTTTGGTTTGAGTTCACGAATCCGCCAAGAAGCTGCTGGAGAATGGAATTTTTGGAATCGTCCGCAAAGGCCGGCGAAACCGCCAGCAGCACGAACGCAGCCGCAGCGGCGGATTTTAAAACCTTGGAATGCATGGGTTCTTCCTTCTCTTCTTATTCCGCCCTAGGGCAGGGCGGAAACTTCGGTGCCTTCTTCATCCGGGACGCTGCCCCCGCCCTCTTTCATTTCCGCCGCCCGGAAAGACATTCCGGGCCTTTTGTTTTTTTCCTGAATTTTTTTCGCGGCAATGCGCCGGGCTTCTTCGATTCGCGAGGCTTCGATCCGTTTCACGTTCCAGACGAGGCCGAGCTTTTCCAGGGTGAAAATCAGCCACTTGCTGAAATCCGGCTGGTACCAGCGCACACCGTTGCGGTAATCGCTCGGAAAACGGTGGTGGAAATTATGATAGCCTTCGCCGAGCGCGACCACCGCCACCATCCAGTTGTCGCGGGACGAAGAATCCGCGTCATAAGTCGTTTTGCCGAACATGTGGCACACGGAATTGATGCACCAGGTCGAATGATAGACAAAGGTGATCCGGAAGCAAACCGAGAAGATGAACGCCCCGAGCGCGTGCCCCGTGAGCGCGCCGATCGCGACCGGCGTCACGATGCCCGCGACCACGCCCCACAGCACGTAATGACGCGCCTGGTGCATGATGAGCTTGCTGCGGATGAGGTCGTCGACGTTGTCGTAGAAAAAATCGAACTTCCCGAAGATCAACCAGCCCATGTGCGCCCAGAAAAAGCCTTTTTTGATGTTGTACGGGTCCGCGTCGGTATCCACGTACTGATGGTGGTTGCGGTGCTGGGACGTCCAGGCGAGCGCCGACTGCTGGAAAGCGGCCGCGCCAAAAAAAAGCATGAAGAAGTGGACGACGGGATGGGCCTTGTAGGTCTGATGCGTATAAAGCCGGTGATACCCCGCGGTGATGCCGAAGCCCGTCGCGTAGATGAAAAAGACCATGAGGGTGATTTCGGAAGCGGAAAGGCCGTACCGGAAGTAATACCAGGGTCCTCCGATCAGCGCGACCAGGGTGTTGGCGCCGATGAAGAGGATATTGAACCAGTTCGCTTTGCCGTATTTGGAGTTCATAAGGACCGGGGCTTCATAAGTTGCGCGTATTTTATCATCCGCGGGGCCCGCGGTGTTATTTTTCCTCGGCCTTCATTTTCGCTTCGAGCGCGGCCAGATGTTCGGCGGTCTGGGGCGCGCGGGACCCCAGCGCCTGGGCCTTTTGGAAGGCTTCGCGGGCGGCGGCGTCACGGCCCAGGGCCTCATAAGCCAGCCCGAGTCCGTTGTAGGCTTTCACGAATCGGGGCTCGAGAAGCACCGCTCTTTCATAGAGCCGTGCCGCCTGGGCCGGATTCGATGGAGTTTCGAGAAAGGCCAGATTCATGAGCGCTTCAACGCGGTCCGGATCCCGTTCAACCGCTTTGACGCAGTATGCCCGGGCCTCGTCTTCCTTTCCCGCCAGTCCTTTCATGGAACAAAGCGAGTTGTAAGGGTCCGCAAAGGCGGGCGCGGCCTCGATCGCTTTCAAATAGTAACGCTCCGCCTGATCCTTGCGCCCGCTGTTTTCATAAAGGACTCCGAGATTCTGCCAGGCGGACGCAAATTTCGGATCCAGCGCCACCGCTTTCTCGAAATAAGAAAGGGCCTTCGCGTCTTCATGCCGCTGCAAATAGATCAGGCCGGCATTGTTGAGTACCCGCGGTTTGCGCGGGGATTGGGAGGCCGCGTCGAGCCAGAGGCGGAGCGGATCCGCCCAGACCTGGTTGCGCTGGTAAGTCCGCGCGCCGAGCGCGAGCACGATCACGCCCAACACGGCCGCGGCTTTCCTGCGGTCCCGGAAAATTCCGAAGGCCGCGCTCGCTGCGAGCAGGCCGAATCCTGCCATGGGAAGATAAAGGCGATGCTCGAAGATCACGTCGCCCAGCACGATCGGACCGGACTCCACGGCCAGGGTCAGGAAAATCCAGAAAATCCCGAACGCCTCGGCCGGTTTTTTGCGCCGGAGAAGGAAGCCCGCCGCCAAAACGCTGCCGGCAAGCAGCGCCGACAGGACGGTCCGCGTTTCGAAAAAGGCGTGCGACAGAGGATAATCGTAATCGATGTTCTGGGGCCGGGGAAAAACCAGCAGACGAAGGTAAGTCCGCGCCACGTTGATTTGCGTCAGCGCGTAAGTCTTGTGCGTCAGGTTGAGCGGCTCGCGCGCGACGGCGAAGTCGTTTGTCCCCCGCGCCAGGCTTTCCCACTGCGTCAAAAAAGGAATCACCGCGAGCAGGAGAAGAAACGGAAAAAGGCGGCGCAGGGTTTTCGTCCGCGGCTCGTCCTTGAAAAACAGGATTTCGTAAAGCAAAAGAGCCAGCGGCAGCGTGAACGCGATGGGCTTGGTGAACATGGCGGCGAGCGCCGTGAGCCAGGACAAGGCCATGGCGCGGCCGGAGCCGCGGAGGCGGCCGGACGCGTAGAGATTGAAAGCCGCCAGGTAAAAAAGCGCGGCCAGGCTTGCCGCGCGCTGCACGATGTAGGTCACGGCCTGGGTCTGGACGGGATGGGCGAGAAAAATGAGGGCGGCGAAGCAGGCCGTGAGCCGCGTGTCCGGAACGCTTTTTCCGGAACGTTCCGCGGTTTTCAAAACCAGGAATGAAAACGCGGCGGCCATCAGGCTTGCCAGGAAGTGGACCGCGAAATTGACGGCGTGATAACCTTCGACCGAGTCCTGATGAAAATGATAATCGGCCGCGAAGCTGAGCGCGGTCAGGAACCTCAGCTTGTAAATTTCCCACACGAGCGGGATGTTCGCCAGGTGATGGAGCCGCGCATTTTGCAGGATTTCCCGCGCGTCGTCGAGTTCGAACGGCGCGTGAAAGCCGGGCGCGTAAATCACCAGCCCAAAAGCCAGAAAAAAAAGGCCGCCCGCGAGCACGGACGTTTTTTTGAGCCGCGGCTTCGGCGCGGGAGAGAAACCGGAATCCAGATTCATGCTCCTAAGTATCGGTCAAAAGCGGGATTTCTCTTTCCCGATCGGGAATTCTTTGATTAAATGGGTTCATGACTCCACGCCTTTCCATCATCCTGGCCACCCACAACCGGGCCGCGCTTTTGAATACCGCTTTGGAAGCCCTGCAGCGCCAAACTTTTCAGGACTTCGAAATTCTCGTCGTCGATGACGGCAGCTCCGACCCTACTCCCGAGGTGCTGGCGGCCTGGCAAAAGAAAGAACCCCGTCTCCAGGCTTTCCGTTTTCCGGATTGCCGCGGATGCAATGCGGCGCGCAACCTCGCCCTGGGGAAAGCGCGGGGCATCTACATCGGCATCACCGACGACGACGACGTTTCGCTTCCCGGGCGGTTTGAAACGCAAATCGCTTTCCTGGAAGAGAACCCCTCGGTCCAGATCGTTTTTTCCAGTATCCAGTACATCGATTTGGAACGCCGTCCTCTTCGATTGTGGCCCGAATTTCCCGAACGATTTCCCCGCGAGCCGGACCGGCTGTTCGAGGTCCTGTTCACCCAGCCGAACATCGCGCCTAATTCGGCCGCCCTTTTCCGGCGGGAGGTTTTCGATAAATTCCGGCTGAGTTTTCCCGAGAATGTGATTTCGGGAGGAGACCGGCTGCTTTACATGAAGGCCGCGGCGCTGGGAGTCCAAATGGCCATGCTGGCCGAGCCCTGGGTTCACGCGTTGTCGCACGAAGGCCATGTTTCGCTGACCGGCGACATTCTGAAAATCACCCGCAACAAACGGGCCGTCCTTGACGAGATGCGGAGCTGGTTGAAAGAAAACGGCATTCACCGCTTTGACGGCCTTTATGCCAAGGCCCTTTCCTACCAGCTGATCATCGAGGGCCGCGCCTGCGGCGGCGTGAAAGGCCTGTTTCTCGTATTGAAAGCCCTGGGCCTCAATCCTTCGGGCCGCTACGCCTGGGAAACTTTTTTCTGGTTTCTGAAAAAAGCGGCGCGCCGCGCGCGTTTGACCGCGGCTTGATCGCGGGTTCCTACTCGACCCCTTTTCTCAACACGGGGATTTTGCTGAAAACGACGGTAATCGCCGCGGCCACGGCAAAAATGACAGCTGGAAACAGGAACTCCCACACGGGCGGCGCGAAATACCGGTGCAGGCGCCAGGTCATGTCGCTGGCCGCGATCTGAGACAGATAAATGCCGGGCGTCAGCTTCCCCAGCCGCGCCGCGCTGTTCCTCCCCATCTCCGGCAGCGCCAAAGCCATCCAGAACATCGCGGGCCCGAGCACCAGCGCGTGGCAGGAAAGCGTCAGCACGCGCCCTTCCGGTGAAAAGCCCCGCGCCGCCAGATTTTCCAAAACTCCCAGGCCGTAGCCCGCGAGCGCAAGACACGCGGCTTTGCGAAAAGAAAGACGAATCCGGTATTTGGCAATGATCCAGCCGAGCGCCACGAAAAAGGTGCTCATGAAAGGCCCGTCCTTTCCGTCGAAGAGGAACGGAAAATCGATCCCAAACCGCGTGTTCTGGTAGGAAGACCCGAGAAGCCCCACGGCATACAGCACGACCGCGGCCGGCAGCAGAAAGCGTTCCAGCCGCGCCGACACAAAAAAAGCGACGAGGCCCAGGGCCATGACCAGCGCCGGAAGAAACCACAAATGAAACATCGAGGATTCGAACAGGTAGTAGAGCGGCTCCTCGCGGAATTTCGTCCCGAAACGAAGCAGATGATACCCGGAGGCGCGGACAATCCCTTCCCCAAATCCCCGCTCCATCCAGCCGCCCACGAAATCACGGGGCAGGAGCGCGTAAACCACGGTCCAAAAGGCGTACCAGACCAGCAGCTTCCGGCTGTACCTCAGGAATAAGGCGCGGAGCGGCTCCCCTTTTTCGAAGGCCGTATAGAAAAAATAGCCGGCTGTCAGAAAAAAAAAGGGAACGGCGAAACGCATGAAAACGTCGAGCAGCATGTACTGCGGGGAAAAAGCGGAAAACGCGGTGCCTTGATATTGTTTGGTGTGATTGTAAAGGATCAGGAACGCCGCCAGAACCCGGAAGCTCTCGATGCCCGCCTGCCGGGGAGACGCCGGCGCCGCCGGATCGGGCGCACGGGTCATGACTCTCTCACGGCACCGGGCTGTTTGTCCGGCGCGATGATCCTGTTTCCGAGCCGGATCGCGGGCTGCTCGATAAGGATAAAGCTGAGCCAGGCCAGCGGCATGGTGAGGAGCGTTCCGCCTGCGAGCAGCACGAAAAACGCCGACGGCGGATTCATCACGATTTCCGGCGCGTGCGGCGGCACCCACTCGACCAGCGCGCGGAGCACCAGGAAATGAAGCAGGTAGGTCGAGTAGCTGATCCGTCCCAGAAAAACCGTGAACCCGTTGACGAAAAACCGCCACGGATGCGTCGAAAGCGCGAGCGCAAGAACCGTAAAACACAGGCAATAGAAATGGGGCCTGATGAGAAACCACAGGTTCGAAACCGCGAGGAGGCCGATGCACACGGAGGACACGATCGTCATGGCCAGGCTCACTTCCGGCCGCGTCACGAGCTTCATCAGTTTCTCGGAGCGCTGGAGATAAAACAGCAGGATGCCGAAAGAAAATCCGCCCAGGAGAATCAGCGGAAACCGGTCCCAATAAAACGCGAAAGCGTCCTGAGGCAGGCCCGCGAAAACCACCTGCTCCACGTAAGGGCGCAGCATCCACGTCGCCCATGTCAGCATGAAAACGCAGAACACGCAGAAGCACGCGGCCGTGGCCAGATTGCGGATGAACTTGAAAAGGAACGGCAGCGTCGTATAAAAAAGCATTTCCGCGCTGACCGACCAGCCTCCGGGCACGACGGTCGTGTGCGTCTGGGGATGCAGGAGGCAGAGAAAGAAAACGAAAAGCGGATAATGCCAGAGCTCGGGATGCTCAGGGCCCCAGCGGGGGCCGGTCCAGCCGAAAATCCCTGTGTAAA
This window contains:
- a CDS encoding polysaccharide deacetylase family protein, which codes for MPPKAVLAAILGLLLLGGCASAKPSSVSYQCPPSCQSPQCFCASDNPPAGLKPSELPQLVMVSFDDAVTPEVFDLVRPALERRNPNGCPLPATFFVTTDETDYWLVQRLHAQGNEIAVHTMTHRTSEKTGGKKWRSEILGARDALSALSLIPKDEIAGFRAPYLRHNKESFRIVYEAGFVYDSSITEIVGALSRSPGAMIWPYTLDYGPAQRCFVGVCPDAGLKGLFEIPMHALRRGSEQIAMDPAGTKDEIAGTLKQNFMDHYEGNRAPFGVYLHGAWLKDPGHAAALEEFLEDALSRENVWFATMAQVVAFMRGPVPAAEAGKFFSCPAPEPEPETCDGRDNDGNGETDEGLVHECRYPEGRFRTCAPCPEAWPKPV
- a CDS encoding acyl-CoA desaturase, translated to MNSKYGKANWFNILFIGANTLVALIGGPWYYFRYGLSASEITLMVFFIYATGFGITAGYHRLYTHQTYKAHPVVHFFMLFFGAAAFQQSALAWTSQHRNHHQYVDTDADPYNIKKGFFWAHMGWLIFGKFDFFYDNVDDLIRSKLIMHQARHYVLWGVVAGIVTPVAIGALTGHALGAFIFSVCFRITFVYHSTWCINSVCHMFGKTTYDADSSSRDNWMVAVVALGEGYHNFHHRFPSDYRNGVRWYQPDFSKWLIFTLEKLGLVWNVKRIEASRIEEARRIAAKKIQEKNKRPGMSFRAAEMKEGGGSVPDEEGTEVSALP
- a CDS encoding tetratricopeptide repeat protein; translated protein: MNLDSGFSPAPKPRLKKTSVLAGGLFFLAFGLVIYAPGFHAPFELDDAREILQNARLHHLANIPLVWEIYKLRFLTALSFAADYHFHQDSVEGYHAVNFAVHFLASLMAAAFSFLVLKTAERSGKSVPDTRLTACFAALIFLAHPVQTQAVTYIVQRAASLAALFYLAAFNLYASGRLRGSGRAMALSWLTALAAMFTKPIAFTLPLALLLYEILFFKDEPRTKTLRRLFPFLLLLAVIPFLTQWESLARGTNDFAVAREPLNLTHKTYALTQINVARTYLRLLVFPRPQNIDYDYPLSHAFFETRTVLSALLAGSVLAAGFLLRRKKPAEAFGIFWIFLTLAVESGPIVLGDVIFEHRLYLPMAGFGLLAASAAFGIFRDRRKAAAVLGVIVLALGARTYQRNQVWADPLRLWLDAASQSPRKPRVLNNAGLIYLQRHEDAKALSYFEKAVALDPKFASAWQNLGVLYENSGRKDQAERYYLKAIEAAPAFADPYNSLCSMKGLAGKEDEARAYCVKAVERDPDRVEALMNLAFLETPSNPAQAARLYERAVLLEPRFVKAYNGLGLAYEALGRDAAAREAFQKAQALGSRAPQTAEHLAALEAKMKAEEK
- a CDS encoding glycosyltransferase family 2 protein — encoded protein: MTPRLSIILATHNRAALLNTALEALQRQTFQDFEILVVDDGSSDPTPEVLAAWQKKEPRLQAFRFPDCRGCNAARNLALGKARGIYIGITDDDDVSLPGRFETQIAFLEENPSVQIVFSSIQYIDLERRPLRLWPEFPERFPREPDRLFEVLFTQPNIAPNSAALFRREVFDKFRLSFPENVISGGDRLLYMKAAALGVQMAMLAEPWVHALSHEGHVSLTGDILKITRNKRAVLDEMRSWLKENGIHRFDGLYAKALSYQLIIEGRACGGVKGLFLVLKALGLNPSGRYAWETFFWFLKKAARRARLTAA
- a CDS encoding acyltransferase, whose protein sequence is MTRAPDPAAPASPRQAGIESFRVLAAFLILYNHTKQYQGTAFSAFSPQYMLLDVFMRFAVPFFFLTAGYFFYTAFEKGEPLRALFLRYSRKLLVWYAFWTVVYALLPRDFVGGWMERGFGEGIVRASGYHLLRFGTKFREEPLYYLFESSMFHLWFLPALVMALGLVAFFVSARLERFLLPAAVVLYAVGLLGSSYQNTRFGIDFPFLFDGKDGPFMSTFFVALGWIIAKYRIRLSFRKAACLALAGYGLGVLENLAARGFSPEGRVLTLSCHALVLGPAMFWMALALPEMGRNSAARLGKLTPGIYLSQIAASDMTWRLHRYFAPPVWEFLFPAVIFAVAAAITVVFSKIPVLRKGVE
- a CDS encoding acyltransferase; its protein translation is MQNIKRFEYIDALRGIAMLCVVLSHAAGAVLAYTSFGAAEFTILRNLGAMGFRLFFVISSFCIFYTLERHTREERRPVRNFFIRRFFRIAPVFWFGIVLYTGIFGWTGPRWGPEHPELWHYPLFVFFLCLLHPQTHTTVVPGGWSVSAEMLFYTTLPFLFKFIRNLATAACFCVFCVFMLTWATWMLRPYVEQVVFAGLPQDAFAFYWDRFPLILLGGFSFGILLFYLQRSEKLMKLVTRPEVSLAMTIVSSVCIGLLAVSNLWFLIRPHFYCLCFTVLALALSTHPWRFFVNGFTVFLGRISYSTYLLHFLVLRALVEWVPPHAPEIVMNPPSAFFVLLAGGTLLTMPLAWLSFILIEQPAIRLGNRIIAPDKQPGAVRES